One Brachybacterium aquaticum genomic region harbors:
- a CDS encoding DUF5703 family protein, with the protein MPTPRTALVAGVQHVKDPRGFRDLPIERGRRADDYEFQIITVPRGSSIGQVRKELAEQAEYGRWEHARTRLYMGGGKKVWMRRRIIRVQSTL; encoded by the coding sequence TTGCCCACGCCCCGCACCGCCCTCGTCGCCGGCGTCCAGCACGTCAAGGATCCCCGGGGGTTCCGGGACCTCCCGATCGAGCGCGGACGTCGCGCCGACGACTACGAGTTCCAGATCATCACCGTGCCTCGCGGCAGCTCCATCGGACAGGTCCGCAAGGAGCTCGCCGAGCAGGCCGAGTACGGCCGCTGGGAGCATGCCCGCACCCGGCTGTACATGGGCGGCGGCAAGAAGGTCTGGATGCGGCGGCGGATCATCCGGGTGCAGTCCACGCTCTGA
- a CDS encoding DNA primase yields MNTDPRSALAALIAALERHYEAAAASRGDDDPALDAATEQLTTAFDTYDDALFDAYDIATPLIVFDGDEDDDDDEDDFDDLDDFDDEDEEDDFDDEDDDYEDDEDD; encoded by the coding sequence ATGAACACGGATCCTCGCTCCGCTCTCGCTGCGCTGATCGCCGCCCTCGAGCGTCACTACGAGGCGGCCGCCGCCTCCCGCGGTGACGACGACCCGGCCCTGGACGCCGCCACCGAGCAGCTCACCACGGCCTTCGACACCTACGACGACGCGCTCTTCGACGCGTACGACATCGCCACCCCGCTGATCGTCTTCGACGGCGACGAGGACGATGACGACGACGAGGACGACTTCGACGACCTCGACGACTTCGACGACGAGGACGAAGAGGACGACTTCGACGACGAGGACGACGACTACGAGGACGACGAGGACGACTGA
- a CDS encoding undecaprenyl-diphosphate phosphatase, giving the protein MSFIEAVILGLVQGLTEFLPISSSAHVRVVGELLNPGQDPGAAFTAIIQLGTETAVLIYFWKDITRIISRWFKALVGKIPQSDPDVRMGWLVILGSIPIGVLGLLFESQIDHGLRNLYITATMLIVFGILLGVADRVAPQRKELKELTLRDGILFGLAQALALIPGVSRSGGTITAGLLMGYTRQAAARYAFLLAVPAVFASGLYKAAKEVPILFSADGRAAAAAAGEPSLAAIIIATLVAFAVGYAVIMWFMRLIENRSYLIFVVYRIVAGVVLLALLGFGVVDPLGGA; this is encoded by the coding sequence ATGTCGTTCATCGAGGCGGTGATCCTGGGCCTCGTCCAGGGTCTGACCGAGTTCCTCCCGATCTCCTCCAGCGCCCACGTGCGCGTGGTCGGCGAGCTGCTGAACCCCGGCCAGGACCCGGGCGCCGCGTTCACCGCGATCATCCAGCTCGGCACCGAGACGGCGGTGCTGATCTACTTCTGGAAGGACATCACCCGCATCATCTCGCGCTGGTTCAAGGCGCTGGTGGGGAAGATCCCCCAGTCCGACCCGGACGTGCGGATGGGCTGGCTGGTGATCCTGGGCTCGATCCCGATCGGTGTGCTCGGCCTGCTGTTCGAGTCCCAGATCGACCACGGCCTGCGCAACCTCTACATCACCGCGACGATGCTGATCGTCTTCGGCATCCTGCTGGGCGTCGCCGACCGCGTCGCCCCGCAGCGCAAGGAGCTCAAGGAGCTGACCCTCCGCGACGGCATCCTGTTCGGCCTGGCCCAGGCGCTGGCGCTCATCCCCGGCGTCTCCCGCTCCGGCGGCACCATCACCGCGGGCCTGCTCATGGGCTACACCCGCCAGGCCGCCGCGCGCTACGCCTTCCTCCTCGCCGTCCCGGCCGTGTTCGCCTCGGGCCTGTACAAGGCGGCCAAGGAGGTCCCGATCCTCTTCTCGGCCGACGGACGCGCCGCCGCGGCCGCGGCCGGGGAGCCGTCCCTCGCCGCCATCATCATCGCGACCCTGGTCGCCTTCGCCGTGGGCTACGCGGTCATCATGTGGTTCATGCGCCTCATCGAGAACCGCTCGTACCTGATCTTCGTGGTCTACCGCATCGTCGCCGGCGTCGTGCTGCTGGCCCTGCTCGGCTTCGGCGTGGTCGATCCGCTCGGCGGCGCCTGA